In one window of Pseudorasbora parva isolate DD20220531a chromosome 7, ASM2467924v1, whole genome shotgun sequence DNA:
- the LOC137083456 gene encoding uncharacterized protein isoform X1, whose translation MLCRILAQQINPGPWKEYGRDNLNGAPRQICSNNCALFVLMYALYVVMGGVFDFAESDMAALRRWWCLLLLTNYPVKSDAERKLLKKRRKEMMTGELKMEDGDYMSKMPPEILRHILMDVVKEDGDVAFFRLSLTCRLFNDVVCEASFRKEAHFAWLDSVVNWSAYSSGYKEMYRVPYQLSSCLCCGDIFKDFPPGYIGDGRKGILCAFYSTKEFEGYCSADCFICDGNHYSPKDN comes from the exons ATGCTTTGTAGAATACTAGCACAGCAAATAAATCCTGGGCCGTGGAAAGAGTATGGACGTGACAATCTCAAC GGCGCTCCAAGGCAGATTTGTTCAAATAACTGTGCATTGTTTGTGTTGATG TACGCGCTCTATGTCGTAATGGGAGGTGTCTTTGATTTTGCTGAG TCTGACATGGCCGCCTTAAGGAGATGGTGGTGCTTGCTCCTGCTAACAAATTATCCTGTGAA ATCAGATGCTGAAAGAAAGCTACTCAAAAAAAGGCGCAAAGAAATGATGACAG gaGAATTGAAAATGGAAGATGGTGATTACATGAGTAAG ATGCCACCTGAAATCCTGAGACATATTCTCATGGATGTGGTCAAAGAAGATGGAGATGTGGCTTTCTTCAGACTGTCTCTGACGTGCAGGCTTTTTAATGATGTTGTTTGTGAGGCATCATTCAGAAAAGAGGCTCATTTTGCCTGGCTTGACA GTGTTGTCAACTGGAGTGCCTACTCCAGTGGCTACAAGGAGATGTATCGAGTGCCATACCAACTGAGCAGTTGCCTTTGTTGTGGGGACATATTTAAAGACTTCCCGCCAGGCTATATTGGAGATGGAAGGAAAGGAATCCTTTGTGCATTTTACTCAACCAAAGAGTTTGAGGGTTACTGCTCAGCAGACTGCTTCATCTGTGATGGCAATCACTATAGCCCCAAGGACAACTAG
- the LOC137083456 gene encoding uncharacterized protein isoform X2: MLQYALYVVMGGVFDFAESDMAALRRWWCLLLLTNYPVKSDAERKLLKKRRKEMMTGELKMEDGDYMSKMPPEILRHILMDVVKEDGDVAFFRLSLTCRLFNDVVCEASFRKEAHFAWLDSVVNWSAYSSGYKEMYRVPYQLSSCLCCGDIFKDFPPGYIGDGRKGILCAFYSTKEFEGYCSADCFICDGNHYSPKDN; the protein is encoded by the exons ATGTTACAGTACGCGCTCTATGTCGTAATGGGAGGTGTCTTTGATTTTGCTGAG TCTGACATGGCCGCCTTAAGGAGATGGTGGTGCTTGCTCCTGCTAACAAATTATCCTGTGAA ATCAGATGCTGAAAGAAAGCTACTCAAAAAAAGGCGCAAAGAAATGATGACAG gaGAATTGAAAATGGAAGATGGTGATTACATGAGTAAG ATGCCACCTGAAATCCTGAGACATATTCTCATGGATGTGGTCAAAGAAGATGGAGATGTGGCTTTCTTCAGACTGTCTCTGACGTGCAGGCTTTTTAATGATGTTGTTTGTGAGGCATCATTCAGAAAAGAGGCTCATTTTGCCTGGCTTGACA GTGTTGTCAACTGGAGTGCCTACTCCAGTGGCTACAAGGAGATGTATCGAGTGCCATACCAACTGAGCAGTTGCCTTTGTTGTGGGGACATATTTAAAGACTTCCCGCCAGGCTATATTGGAGATGGAAGGAAAGGAATCCTTTGTGCATTTTACTCAACCAAAGAGTTTGAGGGTTACTGCTCAGCAGACTGCTTCATCTGTGATGGCAATCACTATAGCCCCAAGGACAACTAG
- the LOC137083958 gene encoding cell surface glycoprotein 1-like gives MLAVFCPSPTPNPSPTPNPSPTPNPSSTPNPSPTPNPSPTPNPSSTPNPSPTPNASSTPNPSSTPNPSSTPNPSPTPSPSPTPNPYPTPNPSPTPNPSPTPNPSSTPNPSPTPSPSPTPNPSSTPNPSPTPSPSPTPNPYPTPNPSPTPNPSPTPNPSSTPNPSPTPNASSTPNPSSTPNPSPTPNPSPTPNPSSTPNPSPTPSPSPTPNPYPTPNPSPTPNPSPTPNPSSTPNPSPTPSPSPTPNPSPTPNPSSTPNPSPTPNPSPTPNPSPTPSPSSTPNPSPTPNPSPTPSPSPTPNPYPTPNPSPTPSPSPTPNPSSTPNPSPTPNPSPTPSPSPTPNPYPTPNPSPTPNPSPTPNPSSTPNPSPTPNPSSTPNPSSTPNPSSTPNPSPTPNPSSTPNPSSTPNPSPTPNPSPTPNPSPTPCPSPTPNLSSTPNPSPTPNPSPTPSPSPTPNPYPTPNPSPTPNPSPTPNPSSTPNPSPTPNPSPTPNPSPTPNPSSTPNPSPTPNPSSTPNPSSTPNASSTPNPSSTPNPSSTPNPSPTPNPSSTPNPSPNPNPSSTPNPSSTPNPSSTPNPSSTPNPSPTPNPSPTPNASSTPNPSSTPNPSPTPNASSTPNPSSTPNPSSTPNPSSTPNPSPTPNPSSTPNPSSTPNPSPTPNPSPTPNP, from the coding sequence ATGCTTGCAGTGTTTTGCCCCTCCCCTACTCCTAACCCCTCCCCTACTCCTAACCCCTCCCCTACTCCTAACCCCTCCTCTACTCCTAACCCCTCCCCTACTCCTAACCCCTCCCCTACTCCTAACCCCTCCTCTACTCCTAACCCCTCCCCTACTCCTAACGCCTCCTCTACTCCTAACCCCTCCTCTACTCCTAACCCCTCCTCTACTCCTAACCCCTCCCCTACTCCTAGCCCCTCCCCTACTCCTAACCCCTACCCAACTCCAAACCCCTCCCCTACTCCTAACCCCTCCCCTACTCCTAACCCCTCCTCTACTCCTAACCCCTCCCCTACTCCTAGCCCCTCCCCTACTCCTAACCCCTCCTCTACTCCTAACCCCTCCCCTACTCCTAGCCCCTCCCCTACTCCTAACCCCTACCCAACTCCAAACCCCTCCCCTACTCCTAACCCCTCCCCTACTCCTAACCCCTCCTCTACTCCTAACCCCTCCCCTACTCCTAACGCCTCCTCTACTCCTAACCCCTCCTCTACTCCTAACCCCTCCCCTACTCCTAACCCCTCCCCTACTCCTAACCCCTCCTCTACTCCTAACCCCTCCCCTACTCCTAGCCCCTCCCCTACTCCTAACCCCTACCCAACTCCAAACCCCTCCCCTACTCCTAACCCCTCCCCTACTCCTAACCCCTCCTCTACTCCTAACCCCTCCCCTACTCCTAGCCCCTCCCCTACTCCTAACCCCTCCCCTACTCCTAACCCCTCCTCTACTCCTAACCCCTCCCCTACTCCTAACCCCTCCCCTACTCCTAACCCCTCCCCTACTCCTAGCCCCTCCTCTACTCCTAACCCCTCCCCTACTCCTAACCCCTCCCCTACTCCTAGCCCCTCCCCTACTCCTAACCCCTACCCAACTCCAAACCCCTCCCCTACTCCTAGCCCCTCCCCTACTCCTAACCCCTCCTCTACTCCTAACCCCTCCCCTACTCCTAACCCCTCCCCTACTCCTAGCCCCTCCCCTACTCCTAACCCCTACCCAACTCCAAACCCCTCCCCTACTCCTAACCCCTCCCCTACTCCTAACCCCTCCTCTACTCCTAACCCCTCCCCTACTCCTAACCCCTCCTCTACTCCTAACCCCTCCTCTACTCCTAACCCCTCCTCTACTCCTAACCCCTCCCCTACTCCTAACCCCTCCTCTACTCCTAACCCCTCCTCTACTCCTAACCCCTCCCCTACTCCTAACCCCTCCCCTACTCCTAACCCCTCCCCTACTCCTTGCCCCTCCCCTACTCCTAACCTCTCCTCTACTCCTAACCCCTCCCCTACTCCTAACCCCTCCCCTACTCCTAGCCCCTCCCCTACTCCTAACCCCTACCCAACTCCAAACCCCTCCCCTACTCCTAACCCCTCCCCTACTCCTAACCCCTCCTCTACTCCTAACCCCTCCCCTACTCCTAACCCCTCCCCTACTCCTAACCCCTCCCCTACTCCTAACCCCTCCTCTACTCCTAACCCCTCCCCTACTCCTAACCCCTCCTCTACTCCTAACCCCTCCTCTACTCCTAACGCCTCCTCTACTCCTAACCCCTCCTCTACTCCTAACCCCTCCTCTACTCCTAACCCCTCCCCTACTCCTAACCCCTCCTCTACTCCTAACCCCTCCCCTAATCCTAACCCCTCCTCTACTCCTAACCCCTCCTCTACTCCTAACCCCTCCTCTACTCCTAACCCCTCCTCTACTCCTAACCCCTCCCCTACTCCTAACCCCTCCCCTACTCCTAACGCCTCCTCTACTCCTAACCCCTCCTCTACTCCTAACCCCTCCCCTACTCCTAACGCCTCCTCTACTCCTAACCCCTCCTCTACTCCTAACCCCTCCTCTACTCCTAACCCCTCCTCTACTCCTAACCCCTCCCCTACTCCTAACCCCTCCTCTACTCCTAACCCCTCCTCTACTCCTAACCCCTCCCCTACTCCTAACCCCTCCCCTACTCCTAACCCCTAA